In the genome of Mastomys coucha isolate ucsf_1 unplaced genomic scaffold, UCSF_Mcou_1 pScaffold21, whole genome shotgun sequence, the window AGAATCAGTGTGTCTGAACTTGATTTCAATAGCATGATGGTGCACTTCATTCTGGGATGGCATGGAATCTGTGGCTCCTGAGGAATGTGTCAATGAAATCTGACTTCTACACTGCTTGCCATGTTTGATATTCATTCTGTAGTGGCTTCTCACTGAAGTTTCACCTAAGAGGTTCACATTCCTTAACCTATATAAAGTGCTCACATAGTTTCtagaatacaaaaacaaatgttcaacatataCTTttgaaaggaatgaatgaattaattaatgatttttttcatatctgTGTGTGAAACCTCTTTGAtgactgtagtggctattcctggttgtcaacttgactatatctgaaatgaagtacaattcagaattagaaggctcacctgtgaccctaatctggaggctgagagatacaagtttctgacctgaatcttggcatggagatcttgacgCATAGTGactatgaattccagaagattaagataggaagatgtatgagttcaaggtcatctggcaTTAAAGttgtggtgggacacacctttaatctgggccacaccttttgctggagacttatataaggatattggaagaaggaaggctctctctgcttcacctgcttgccttgtgggactgagaaactgctagatccttggacttccatttacaactgctgctgacctttgatgggagttggactacagactgtaagtcatcaataaattcctttactacatagagactaccataagttctgtgactctagagagccctgactaatacagtgacAGTCATCCAAACACTATATTCTAGCATCCAATGTGACCTGAGTCATAATCCTAAACTTATTCTGAACTTACACATGAATACATAGGAATACAAACTCTATTTACTCTCAtctgtaaaaaagaaagattgtatgcatagtgtgtatatgtaaacAAATTATGAACCTAAGATAATAACTTGTGAATATAATCCAATTGGTAGAATCCTTGCCTGGCATATTTACAGCCCTGCTCTAGATCCCTAATACTACAATAACTGAGTGTTAGACACTTGTTATTTAAGTGCTTGAGCaaaggaaacaggaggatcagaagttcaaggtcatccttagcaacatagcaagttcaagtccacctagactacatgagaccattaaaaaagagaaagataagatACATACAGcaacgccgggcagtggtggtgcacacctttaatcccagcacttgggaggcagaagcaggtggatttctgagttcgaggccagcctggtctacaaaggtaCATACAGCATTAAATACATAACTGTGAAGAAAGCtttgacatacacatatacatatatatgtatatgtacatatatatatgtatatatgtgtgtgtgtatatatacatacatatatatatatatatatatgctgtatgGATTATGCttatatacatgtttatgcatATGTTCATGTGAGTCCAGGTACCATTATGTCagagtaaatatatataataatcagAACTCAATGTCACTATCTTTCCTGATACAGGGTCTTTTCTGTCATTCACTGTTCCATACTCCAGGCTAGTGTACCAGGGAGTTTTCAGTGAtgatcctgtctctacctctcctctACTGGGACAGAAGACTATGAATGAAAGTTGACTGTTGTCAGAGGTCTGCATGTTTTCTCAAGGTAACATGAAGGGTATAGCATAGAACTTAATGAAAGTAAGATTAGCAATAGAGTTGATATGAATCTTCAGGTGGCAAATGACTGAGCCTATTTTCTTCCCTTATATCAGATAAGCTTTGCCACCTGTCACATCATTGAGGTGGGAATTATGAAATGTTAATCCTTACTTGGAAAACATTCATACCTCTTTCTTTACACAGTTTTCTAGgtaacaattatattttatactcTTGCCTATAAAAATTGAATTTGCTTCAAATTATTATTGAACTTTGTATCTCATTCCTTCCTATATTCACCAAAGCACCTACATAATATGATGTATGTTACATCAACCACTAAAATACTAAATGAAAAAATGGtgtacacaaagaaaacaaaaataattcacttttttactttgtttaataTTCTCTAACACAAACCAAAATGAATCAAATATCAACTTGAATGATATACCTTATATTATTTATGACCCTGTACCTTCCATGATTATTGTGAAAGTATAGCAATGCTCACATGACGAGGAAAGCAAGGTATTACTTGAGATTGACAGAGGCTTTGAAAAttaattgtatgcatgtgtgaaatgaACTGTTCAGTTCTCACTGGGAATGAGGTAATGATCCCTGATGATTTGAATTCACACTGGAATCCATAGCGTCAGCAGGGACTTACATTCAGAGGCAAACTATGACAGTGGAGATAGCTGTGCATCTATAAAAGTCACAGTAACTTTTAACAtcttattttgaaatgaattCTTATTTCAAAAGGTAAGAATTTTTTACTTTGTTGGTGAATGgagataatttcttcttttaatatatactatatttccAAACATGGTATAAAAAAGAAGTGAAAGGGAATCAGGCAAATgtataacagaagaaaaaaatctttatagaaTCATGTTATATTTACATAGGCAAACAATTCAGAATGATTGGGTATAAAACTAAGatccttttgtattttattggaaatagatttttctctcatatgatGCACCCCAATCACAGTTTTTCCTCCTTCCACTCTTTCCAGCTACACTCCAGTTTTCAAAGACTCCTTATTTTTTCCATCCATTAGTAAGACCCAAAATAGTCATGACCCTCAAGTGTATACACATGTAGCCTTCAGCCAAAAGACTAACAGGTTCAGTAGCTTTGGAATGCCTTGGTTGCAAAGGCCTTTGTAGAATAAGTTTTCCAACATCAAAGACATCACAATggacaaatgaaaatataaatatagaatgtGAGAGATGAGAGTCAATCTGCTTCTTGTTGGGTGAACCTTGATAAATCTCCCATCTTCATAGTTTGGATATTTACTGATCAGTATCCTCTGTTAAAAATCATGTGAATTGATTCCATCACACTCCAGTTTTAAAAAGCTGTGATATTGGGACAGGATTTGTTGTGTTTCAATAACAATTTATAATATGACAATAAcattattcatattttacatGGTGATGAAATTGATATTTCAAATTACTTTAAAGACAGTAATCCCCTGAGaatcatttacatatttaatgaCCTTATGATAGGAAGTTCCATTTGTAAATTTAGTGTGATCTCAATTCTATTTCTTCTCAAtcctgaaaagaaaatgtatcatcCTTTTAAAAGTTGATAAAGAAGTGACCTTACTTAAAGAAATGGTAGAATTTATGACCAGTGTCAACAACAAACTACCTTTCATTGTATTAGTGATTGGAAAACTGAAATGCTGCCAAACTGTTTGTCTTAATTTGTATGTGCCTTCAAGTTCATAGCCAACCTTCATTTATAGTGTGGTCACTAATAGGAATAGACTGAGTCCAACCAGCTTTATGTTTATTTCTagttctctttttaaagtttgttttttaattttttgtgtataGGAAtggttcatatatgtatatacatagatatgcacCTCATGCATATCTAGTGTTTGTGAACCACAGAAGAAGCCACTGGATGCCCAGAACTGAAACCACAGAATGCTAGGAGAAACTctgagtgctagggatcaaacatGGTTTTTATGTAAATACATCAAATTTCTTaaatactgtgtatgtgtgtgtgtgtgtgtcctgttcaACTGAAGTCAAGAGGCTGTAAAAAAAGAACATGGGGTGATGGAGCTGGGAAGAGACTCTGATGAgatggattgtgtgtgtgtgtgtgtgtgtgtgtgtgtgtgtgtgtgtgtgtgtgtgtatgtgtatgtgtgtgtgtatgtgtgtgataaattatatatgtgcatgtatcaACTTGGTAGAGAGAATCTTTAACTGaaaagccatctcaccaggcacagtcttataattttaaatatttagcttTAATGacaactattttttattatatattaatataaatgtatgttaCATGTGTGTATTACTTACTTTAAAACTACTTCATTCTgtaaaatgaaaatcataaaagaaattaatggGTCATAgacataatagtaaaaacaacaaattttaaaCCTGTGCTAATGATTTAGTAAGTATTCAATAAAGTTAGCAAAGATTTATCTTTATTAcctaataatatattttatatatcaatttcTTTTTGCActtacaataaatatatttttatcaaaactTGCATTATTTTATATTGATCTTTTTTTATGTGAAGAGAATGGTGTAGAAAACATACTATATGTGTGGATGCCTGAAGACAACATTTCTGCCATCATCTGAGCTCCAGCAAACAAACTATTGATATCAGGTGTCAGATTGATGGCAAGAACCTTTACCTGAAATACCATTTTGCCAGGCAAAGtccaataattttaaatatttagcttTAGTAGCTActaagtatgttttattttgaataaatggAAGTAAAACATACTTATTATTTATAACCTATTTCTAGGATCTCTGCTTAAATAATTTTCAAGGCCTTATttcacacagataaataaaaccCTGATTAAAACATCCATTTTGATTCAATTTCTTGAATAATATATTGGTGCATAattctatctatgtatctattaattaaaatgaagtaaaatatttatagaacacttCCTATTCTGTTTTTATCACAGCCTTGATTTGTCAGTAACTATACTGTCCCATGGCATTTCTTCTGGATGGGAACCACACTGCAGTGACAGAGTTCATTTTATTGGGTTTAACAGATGACCCAGTCCTTAAAGTCATCCTCTTCACCATCATCCTGTGCATCTACCTGGTGACTGTGTCTGGGAACCTCAGCACCATCCTTCTCATCAGAGTCTCTTCCCAGCTCCATCAccccatgtacttttttctcaGCCACTTGGGTTCTGTTGACATAGGCATTTCATCTTCTGTCACACCCAGTATGCTTGTCAACTTCTTGCTGGAGAGAAGCAGTATCTCCTACACTGGATGTGGCATCCAGCTTGGTTCAGCTGATTTCATTGCATCTGTTGAATGCTTCCTTCTGGCTGCCATGGCTTATGATCGTTTCATGGCAATCTGCAACCCACTACTTTATTCCACCAAAATGTCCACACAAGTATGTATCCAGCTGGTTGTGGGATCTTATATATGTGGTTTTCTTAATGCTTCCCTCATCGTCATggtttactttttctcttttatcttctgTGGACCAAATAGAATAGAtcattttttctgtgattttgctCCTTTAGCAGAACTCTCCTGTTCTGATATCAGCATGTCTGTACTTCTTATATCATTTTCTGCTGGCTCAGTTACTATGATTACAGTGTTTGTCATAGCCATCTCCTATTCCTACATCCTCATCACTATCCTGAAGATGCATTCCACTGAGGGCCGACACAAAGCATTCTCCACCTgcacctcccacctcactgcagTCACTCTCTATTATGGAACTGTCACCTTCATTTATGTGATGCCCAAGTCCAGCTACTCCACAGACCAGAACAAGGTAGTATCTGTGTTCTATATGGTGGTGGTCCCCATGTTGAACCCCCTCATCTACAGCCTCAGCAATAATGAGATTAAAGGTGCTCTGAAGAGACATCTTAGTATGAAAACACGTTCTTAGAATAATCTTGGGGTTTTTTGTAATAGAATATGATGATAAAAATTATGCAGACAAATATAATCATCATCTCAGGCTTTGTTATTAAGCTTATGAATAATCTTTTTCCTCCTCATTTCCTCAACATATAGCtattttgttttatcaaatttctcccctttgtatttttaaatcccTCTTTGAGAATATTTGGCAAAGTAGGTATATTATTTTCACACTCTCTCCCCAACTCTTCCTAGTACTAGAGCTCTTTTTCTCAATTCCATGTTCTTTTTTCTATCAATTAATCCTTGTCCTGTATGTATATACTCTAGTGTATAGGCATCCACCAGAGAACAGTTATCTTACCGAAGGACAAACCATTAAAGACAATTTGATTCTCTTTCTCCTGTCAGGTATCAATTGTCATTTATGCTTCAGTTAGCGACACATTTCATGATTACTTCTCATGACCACATTTGAGTTTGTCTGGTTTTAGCTCATACATGCTGAGAGAGGTACCGTGAGCTCATATCTACAACCATTCTAttgtgtctggaaaaaaaaaaggtttcttggTAGCCATCCAAAGGTCTCTTTGTAGTCATCCACAACCTCTGTCTCCTGCAGCATTTTTACCCACTCATTGACAAGGTGCTTGTGCTTGCAGATGAGAGTGGGATAAAATTGATGTCCCATTTGGACCTGTGCCTTCCACAGTGGTCTATAATTCCCTGAACATTGAGGAGTTGTGTGTTATTTACCAGGCACTGTAATTACCAGGTATTTCTCTATTGGGAGGTGttctgatctatgagtataatgATAAGTTATTAGAAAGTGGTTTAATACTACATCCATACAGTAGTATAATAGTGGTAGATTTTTCTCTAGAACTTTCGACCTGTCTGGCATAGGTTTTGCTCCTGAGAGTGTTGATAGGTATAGGTTTCATCTTCTGGAGATAGCCTTACATTCAACCAGAAAGTGGTTTGTTACTCTCATGATGGTATTACTGGAGCACTGTAGCAGTAggcttgcctttccttccttGTGCTTGTTATAGGTTATAATACAAGTTGTCTGTACAACAAAcgctattttaaaatgtctttatgttacttgtattgaaatattttaatatcttccATTCCATCCAGAATCTAGATAGTCTACTATTCTCGATAAACCTTTTCTTAGATTAACCTAACTTGTTATCTCTTTAGGTTATAAGGGTGAATGCTCTTGCTGTTTTCCATCTGGCAACATTTTGCCTGTTCTCCTTAAGTAGCAGACCTTCTCAGTTCCTTACTCTAATATTACTTGTCCACTGGGGATTTCCCTTCAAACTAATATGACCAATCCCCACCATAGTTAATTTCAATACTAGAATCAGTTCTATTTATTCTAAActaacatatatgtgcatgtctaacatatatgtaaatattttaattttatataacaataaatgttAACACAGAAACAGTTGGAAAACTTGTTTAAGAGTGAAATTAAGGGTATCAATGAAAATACttactgaaatttaaaaacaaaattatataacatttttatttcaaagagcTGCTATGATTATGGACTGTAAACTGCAATATTATCTATATTGAACAAACATATAAATCAACAGAACAGAAAAGTTGGTTCAAAATTAGTCCCATATGATCTGAATTATCTTCTGTAATATAAGggttaataaaatattctgacagaACCCCTGTTTCCTCTATCTTTATTAATGGACATGTCAGCTGTGATATATTTAATactgctttaaagaaaaataactgttttatgatatttatttcttaattagcTAAGGGATACATCACACCACAAAGGTAGAAGTCAGAGCACATCTTGGAGGAATCAGCTCTTGCCTTCTATCACATGGACATCGTTGAATGCCAGGCATTGCTAGCAGAGTTGATGACAAGTTACATTACAATTGTaatgtctctccagtccctcaaaaGAGGATTATTTAGGAATAAAGTCCATTAGGTATATGAGGGCCAGACATAACACCTTGGTTTTTTGCCATATCCTTCACTAGCATGGTGATGTCTATAACACTAAAGCAACACCTGAAAGAACCCTGAAAATACATATGGTGCTATTTTAAGATATATTGCATATTAGAGAGACAAAGAGCTTCTAAGAAGTCCTGTTATGCCCATGTTACCATGTTTATGCTTTTTAGAAAACCATGACATAGGTACTTATGCATAGAGATATCTGCTGGGTCCACATGGTAAATTTTGCAAGTTGACTCATATATTATTTgtcaataattttctttattcttcctcttttaaGAAAGAGTTTAATTTGGCCAAAAGTTCCTCAGAGACCATCAATTGTGGCAGGGAAGGCATTGGAAACAGTAAATGTAAGCAAAGAACAGGATCATGAAGCTGACTGGTcacatttcagaaaacaaaggacAATCAGGAAGTGGATCCAGGCTATAATATCTCAAATACTGCTCCAAACAACTTCTTTCCTACTGGTAGGCTCTGTTTCCTTAAGATTGATTACTGAACCAAACAGCTCCATAAGTTAGGGATCAAATTACTTGCTTCCCTTGAATTGCTCAGCCTGcctaccttctttttctttttcttttctttttctttctttctttctttctttctttcttttttttttttttNNNNNNNNNNNNNNNNNNNNNNNNNtcagaaatccacctgcctctgcctcccaagtgctgggattaaaggcatgcaccactaccgcccggcttctttttctttttttaaacctagatgtccctcaacagaagaatggatacagaaaatgtggtacattaatacaacggagtactactcagctattaaaaacagttaattcataaaattcataaggaaatagatggaactagaacatatcattctgagtgaggtaacccaatcacaaaagaacgcacatggtatgcactcactgataagtggaaattagcccagaagcttggaatacccaagatacaattcaccaaccacaggaaactcaagaagaaggaagaccaaagtgtggatacttaggtcCTCCTTAGAAGGGGTAATAAGtacccagagacttgggtgagagccgccattttctctccagtgagtttctaagaagggagcagccagccaggaggcacagaccccaagagtctcaggggacttgcagggcagcagggacaggacaagctctagtcagagacactaagaacatctaNNNNNNNNNNNNNNNNNNNNNNNNNNNNNNNNNNNNNNNNNNNNNNNNNNNNNNNNNNNNNNNNNNNNNNNNNNNNNNNNNNNNNNNNNNNNNNNNNNNNNNNNNNNNNNNNNNNNNNNNNNNNNNNNNNNNNNNNNNNNNNNNNNNNNNNNNNNNNNNNNNNNNNNNNNNNNNNNNNNNNNNNNNNNNNNNNNNNNNNNNNNNNNNNNNNNNNNNNNNNNNNNNNNNNNNNNNNNNNNNNNNNN includes:
- the LOC116100822 gene encoding olfactory receptor 483, which codes for MAFLLDGNHTAVTEFILLGLTDDPVLKVILFTIILCIYLVTVSGNLSTILLIRVSSQLHHPMYFFLSHLGSVDIGISSSVTPSMLVNFLLERSSISYTGCGIQLGSADFIASVECFLLAAMAYDRFMAICNPLLYSTKMSTQVCIQLVVGSYICGFLNASLIVMVYFFSFIFCGPNRIDHFFCDFAPLAELSCSDISMSVLLISFSAGSVTMITVFVIAISYSYILITILKMHSTEGRHKAFSTCTSHLTAVTLYYGTVTFIYVMPKSSYSTDQNKVVSVFYMVVVPMLNPLIYSLSNNEIKGALKRHLSMKTRS